From Anopheles funestus chromosome 3RL, idAnoFuneDA-416_04, whole genome shotgun sequence, a single genomic window includes:
- the LOC125767957 gene encoding uncharacterized protein LOC125767957: MALVSVRDYEQRAHEIIPRNALDYYRSGAGDELSLQLNRTGFDRIRIRPRMLQGGATRDLTCTVFGERFALPIAISPTAMQRMAHPEGEVANAKAAASRQVLFTLSTISTSSLEEVANATPNAPKWFQLYIYRDRQLTEGLVRRAERAGYRAIVLTVDAPLFGLRRADMRNKFSLPPHLTMANFVGKASSIRSQGGSGINEYIAEQLDPTLSWDDVKWLLGFTKLPIIVKGILTREDAIIAADLGVHGIFVSNHGARQLDSVPASIEALPEIVSAVGNRVEIFLDGGITQGTDVFKALALGARMVFFGRPAVWGLAVNGQAGVEHVLDLLRNELDLTMALAGCKTLADITKDYVVHENYYSKL; the protein is encoded by the exons ATGGCACTGGTGTCGGTGCGTGATTACGAGCAACGGGCGCACGAAATTATCCCCCGGAATGCACTCGACTACTATCGGAGTGGTGCTGGGGACGAGCTGTCGCTCCAATTGAATCGAACCGGTTTCGATCGCATACGCATCCGACCACGGATGCTGCAGGGTGGCGCCACCCGGGACCTTACCTGTACCGTGTTCGGTGAGCGTTTCGCACTGCCAATCGCCATTTCGCCCACGGCCATGCAACGGATGGCCCATCCCGAGGGTGAGGTGGCAAATGCGAAGGCAGCCGCGAGCAGACAGGTGCTCTTCACACTAAGCACGATCAGTACAAGTTCGCTCGAGGAAGTGGCCAATGCGACACCGAACGCACCGAAGTGGTTCCAGCTGTACATCTACCGTGATCGGCAGCTGACGGAAGGTTTGGTACGCCGGGCGGAAAGGGCCGGTTATCGTGCGATCGTACTGACGGTGGATGCGCCACTGTTTGGTTTACGGCGGGCAGATATGcgcaacaaattttcactaCCGCCTCATCTGAC GATGGCGAACTTCGTTGGTAAAGCCTCCAGCATTCGCAGTCAGGGTGGATCAGGCATCAACGAGTACATTGCCGAACAGCTCGATCCTACCCTGTCCTGGGACGACGTAAAATGGCTGCTCGGATTTACCAAACTGCCCATCATCGTAAAGGGCATACTGACTCGAGAAGACGCCATCATTGCGGCCGATCTCGGCGTACACGGGATATTTGTTTCGAATCATGGCGCTCGGCAACTGGATTCCGTTCCCGCTTCG ATTGAAGCTTTACCGGAAATTGTATCAGCCGTTGGAAATCGTGTGGAAATATTTCTTGACGGCGGCATTACTCAGGGAACGGATGTCTTCAAAGCGCTAGCACTTGGCGCACGGATGGTATTCTTCGGACGTCCAGCAGTATGGGGATTGGCCGTTAATGGACAAGCAGGCGTAGAGCACGTTTTGGATTTATTGCGAAACGAGCTAGACCTGACGATGGCCCTTGCCGGTTGCAAAACACTCGCAGACATTACGAAGGACTATGTGGTTCATGAGAACTATTACAGTAAGCTTTAA